From a single Sphingosinicellaceae bacterium genomic region:
- the pheT gene encoding phenylalanine--tRNA ligase subunit beta, producing the protein MKFTLSWLKDHLETTASLDEIVRALTECGLEVEGVTDPAASLAPFTIAEVLTAAPHPQADKLQVLSVDTGSGPPMQVVCGAPNARAGMKGVFGGPGTYVPGSDLTLKVTTIRGIESNGMMCSMRELELSDEHDGIIELPADAPVGTAYATWARLGDPVIDVAITPNRQDCMGVAGIARDLAAKGLGTLKDRPVELVPGKFACPVAIRTDDAEGCPAFLGRVIRWVSNDPSPDWLQRRLRAVGQKPISALVDITNFMSLDRGRPLHVYDVAKLEGALVARRAVDGETVAALNGKTYTLDDSMTVIADAREVHDIGGIMGGMASGVSETTTDVLIECAYFAPERIGATGRALGITTDARARFERGVDPGFLVAGLELATHLVQDMCGGEASEVVTAGHIPRPDKVVAYRPARTLALAGVAVDEETQSIILGRLGFRVEQGAVWQVGVPSWRRDIGGGSDVTVGWDGEADIVEEVVRIHGFEHIPSIPLPRAEGVAKPTATPAQSLERRVRRSLAARGLSEAVTWSFVSPAQAAPFGGGAWTLANPISTDLAVMRPSLLPGLLSATKRNLDRGQTSIRLFELGQRYLVDAEHSTAALVLAGERTVRDWQRGAATGFDAFDAKAEALAGLAAAGVPIERLMVLPPVDGWYHPGRSGRLGLGQKTILAAFGELHPSVAVDFDLKGRIAVAELFLDAVPVSRATGHSRPVFTPPALQALTRDFAFVVADDLPADSLIRAVRGADKALIADVRLFDRFAGAGVPDGQVSLAVAVTIQPVERSLTDVEIEAVAAKVVAAAGKIGAVLRG; encoded by the coding sequence GTGAAGTTCACCCTGAGCTGGCTCAAGGACCACCTCGAGACCACCGCGTCGCTCGACGAGATCGTCCGCGCGCTGACCGAGTGCGGGCTTGAGGTCGAGGGCGTTACCGACCCCGCAGCGAGCCTCGCGCCGTTCACCATCGCCGAGGTCCTGACCGCCGCGCCGCACCCGCAGGCCGACAAGCTGCAGGTTCTCAGCGTCGACACAGGCAGCGGCCCACCGATGCAGGTGGTCTGCGGCGCGCCGAACGCGCGCGCCGGCATGAAGGGCGTATTCGGCGGCCCGGGGACCTACGTTCCCGGCTCCGACCTGACGCTCAAGGTCACCACCATCCGCGGCATCGAATCAAACGGCATGATGTGCTCGATGCGCGAGCTCGAGCTGTCCGACGAGCATGACGGCATCATCGAGCTGCCCGCCGACGCGCCGGTCGGCACCGCCTACGCGACCTGGGCCAGGCTCGGCGACCCGGTCATCGACGTCGCGATCACCCCGAACCGGCAGGACTGCATGGGCGTCGCCGGCATCGCCCGCGACCTCGCCGCCAAGGGCCTCGGCACCCTCAAGGACCGCCCGGTCGAGCTGGTCCCCGGCAAGTTCGCCTGCCCGGTCGCCATCCGCACCGACGACGCCGAGGGCTGCCCCGCATTCCTCGGCCGCGTCATCCGGTGGGTGAGCAACGACCCCTCGCCCGACTGGCTGCAGCGCCGCCTGCGTGCCGTCGGGCAGAAGCCGATCAGCGCGCTGGTCGACATCACCAACTTCATGAGCCTCGACCGCGGCCGCCCGCTTCACGTCTACGACGTCGCCAAGCTCGAAGGCGCACTTGTCGCCCGCCGCGCCGTCGACGGGGAGACCGTCGCCGCGCTCAACGGCAAGACCTACACCCTCGACGACAGCATGACCGTCATCGCCGACGCGCGCGAAGTCCACGACATCGGCGGCATCATGGGCGGCATGGCCTCGGGCGTGTCGGAGACCACCACCGACGTCCTCATCGAGTGCGCCTATTTCGCCCCCGAGCGCATCGGCGCGACCGGCCGCGCGCTCGGCATCACCACCGATGCTCGCGCCCGCTTCGAGCGCGGCGTCGACCCCGGCTTCCTCGTCGCCGGCCTCGAACTCGCGACGCACCTCGTCCAGGACATGTGCGGCGGCGAGGCGTCCGAGGTCGTCACTGCCGGGCACATCCCGCGGCCCGACAAGGTCGTCGCCTATCGCCCGGCGCGGACGCTCGCGCTCGCCGGCGTCGCGGTCGACGAGGAGACCCAGTCGATCATCCTCGGCAGGCTCGGCTTCCGGGTCGAGCAGGGCGCGGTCTGGCAGGTCGGCGTGCCCAGCTGGCGTCGCGACATTGGTGGCGGCTCCGACGTCACCGTCGGTTGGGACGGCGAGGCCGACATCGTCGAGGAAGTCGTCCGGATCCACGGCTTCGAGCACATCCCCTCGATCCCGCTCCCCCGCGCCGAGGGCGTCGCCAAGCCGACCGCGACCCCGGCCCAGTCGCTCGAACGCCGCGTCCGCCGCAGCCTCGCCGCGCGGGGCCTGAGCGAAGCCGTCACCTGGAGCTTCGTCTCCCCCGCACAGGCTGCCCCCTTCGGCGGTGGCGCGTGGACGCTCGCCAACCCGATCTCGACCGACCTCGCGGTGATGCGTCCGTCGCTGCTACCGGGCCTGTTGTCGGCAACGAAGCGCAACCTCGACCGCGGCCAGACCAGCATCCGCCTGTTCGAGCTCGGACAGCGCTACCTTGTCGACGCCGAGCATTCGACCGCGGCGCTGGTCCTCGCCGGCGAGCGCACCGTCCGCGACTGGCAGCGCGGTGCCGCCACCGGCTTCGACGCCTTCGATGCCAAGGCGGAGGCGCTGGCTGGCCTCGCTGCGGCGGGAGTACCCATCGAGCGGTTGATGGTCCTGCCGCCCGTCGACGGCTGGTATCACCCCGGTCGCAGCGGTCGCCTCGGCCTCGGTCAGAAGACCATTCTCGCGGCGTTCGGCGAGCTTCATCCGTCGGTGGCAGTCGACTTCGACCTCAAGGGGCGGATCGCGGTCGCCGAGCTGTTCCTCGACGCGGTCCCGGTGTCACGTGCGACCGGCCACAGCCGCCCCGTGTTCACCCCGCCGGCACTGCAGGCGCTGACCCGCGACTTCGCCTTCGTGGTGGCCGACGACCTGCCCGCCGACTCGCTCATCCGTGCCGTCAGAGGAGCTGACAAGGCGCTGATCGCCGACGTCCGCCTGTTCGACCGCTTCGCCGGCGCGGGCGTGCCCGACGGCCAGGTCAGCCTTGCCGTCGCGGTCACCATCCAGCCCGTCGAGCGCAGCCTGACCGACGTCGAGATCGAGGCGGTCGCGGCGAAGGTGGTGGCTGCTGCGGGCAAGATCGGTGCGGTGCTGCGCGGCTGA
- the pheS gene encoding phenylalanine--tRNA ligase subunit alpha, with the protein MIDNLQSDLLAQIDAAATPDALEAVRVAALGKAGSVSGLMKTLGHMSPEQRLVEGPRLNGLREAVTAAIAAKKAALEGVALNARLATERLDMTLPAAATPQGSIHPVSQVMDELAEIFADLGFAVATGPEIEDDWHNFTALNIPESHPARAMHDTFYFPQNAPGSDRKMLLRTHTSPVQIRTMMTQAPPIRIIAPGRTYRSDSDATHTPMFHQVEGLVIDRGIHMGHLKWTLETFVKAFFEVDDVTLRMRPSYFPFTEPSAEVDVGCSWAGGKLTIGGSESWLEILGSGMVHPKVIAACGLDPDEWQGFAFGCGIDRLAMLKYGMTDLRAFFDADLRWLKHYGFRALDVPTLSGGVGA; encoded by the coding sequence ATGATCGACAATCTCCAGTCCGACCTCCTCGCCCAGATCGATGCCGCCGCCACGCCCGACGCGCTGGAGGCGGTGCGCGTCGCCGCGCTAGGCAAGGCGGGGAGCGTCTCCGGGCTGATGAAGACGCTCGGCCACATGAGCCCCGAGCAGCGCCTGGTCGAAGGTCCGCGCCTCAATGGCCTGCGCGAGGCGGTCACCGCCGCCATCGCCGCCAAGAAGGCAGCGCTCGAGGGTGTCGCGCTGAACGCCCGCCTCGCCACCGAGCGCCTCGACATGACGCTGCCCGCCGCCGCGACCCCGCAAGGCTCGATCCACCCGGTCAGCCAGGTCATGGACGAGCTCGCGGAGATCTTCGCCGACCTCGGCTTCGCGGTCGCCACCGGCCCCGAGATCGAGGACGACTGGCACAATTTCACCGCGCTCAACATCCCCGAAAGCCACCCGGCGCGGGCGATGCACGACACCTTCTACTTCCCGCAGAACGCACCCGGCAGCGACCGCAAGATGCTGCTGCGGACCCACACCTCGCCGGTGCAAATCCGCACGATGATGACCCAGGCGCCGCCGATCCGCATCATCGCGCCCGGCCGCACCTACCGCTCCGACAGCGACGCCACCCACACGCCCATGTTCCACCAGGTTGAGGGGCTGGTCATCGACCGCGGCATCCACATGGGCCACCTCAAGTGGACGCTTGAGACCTTTGTGAAGGCGTTCTTCGAAGTCGACGACGTCACGCTCCGCATGCGCCCGAGCTATTTTCCGTTCACCGAGCCCTCGGCCGAGGTCGATGTCGGCTGCTCGTGGGCGGGCGGCAAGCTGACCATCGGCGGCAGCGAGTCGTGGCTGGAAATCCTCGGCTCCGGCATGGTCCACCCCAAGGTCATCGCGGCGTGCGGCCTCGACCCCGACGAGTGGCAGGGCTTCGCCTTCGGCTGCGGCATCGACCGGCTGGCGATGCTCAAATACGGCATGACCGATCTCCGCGCCTTCTTCGACGCCGACCTGCGCTGGCTGAAGCACTACGGCTTCCGGGCGCTCGACGTACCCACCCTCAGCGGTGGAGTCGGCGCGTGA
- the rplT gene encoding 50S ribosomal protein L20, whose amino-acid sequence MARVKRGVTSHARHKRVLEQAKGYYGRRKNTIRVARQAVEKAGQYAYRDRKVNKRSFRALWIQRINAAVRETGLTYGRFMHGVKLAGIELDRKVMADLAMNEPQAFGAIIAQVRAVLDVQAPLQTGPVAVTVAA is encoded by the coding sequence ATGGCACGCGTCAAACGGGGCGTCACGTCCCACGCCCGTCACAAGCGGGTTCTCGAGCAGGCGAAGGGCTATTACGGCCGTCGCAAGAACACCATCCGCGTTGCGCGCCAGGCGGTCGAAAAGGCCGGCCAGTACGCGTATCGCGACCGCAAGGTTAACAAGCGCAGCTTCCGCGCTTTGTGGATCCAGCGCATCAACGCTGCGGTTCGTGAAACCGGCCTGACCTACGGCCGCTTCATGCACGGCGTGAAGCTGGCGGGCATCGAGCTCGACCGCAAGGTCATGGCGGATCTCGCCATGAACGAGCCGCAGGCATTCGGCGCGATCATCGCGCAGGTCCGGGCCGTCCTCGACGTCCAGGCGCCGCTGCAGACCGGCCCCGTCGCGGTCACCGTCGCCGCCTGA
- the rpmI gene encoding 50S ribosomal protein L35, with protein sequence MPKLKTKSGVKKRFKITASGKVKHGVAGKRHRLIGHTAKYIRQNRGTSVLAKSDTPTIKLWAPYGLK encoded by the coding sequence ATGCCCAAGCTCAAGACCAAGAGCGGTGTGAAGAAACGCTTCAAGATCACCGCTTCCGGGAAGGTCAAGCATGGTGTCGCCGGCAAGCGTCACCGCCTGATCGGCCACACCGCCAAGTATATCCGCCAGAATCGCGGCACCTCAGTTCTTGCGAAGTCGGACACCCCGACGATCAAGCTGTGGGCCCCGTACGGCCTGAAGTAA
- the flgM gene encoding flagellar biosynthesis anti-sigma factor FlgM, protein MTVPVVTNTSRLAALEAVAAARTQPQRSEAVQRPAEPARASEPLNLSGTAVAARALAASPPVDGAKVVRLRAAIADGIYKPDPEAIAGKMIALDLPGA, encoded by the coding sequence ATGACCGTGCCCGTCGTCACCAACACCAGTCGCCTCGCTGCCCTTGAGGCTGTGGCCGCGGCACGCACCCAGCCGCAGCGCTCCGAAGCCGTCCAGCGCCCCGCCGAGCCTGCCCGTGCCTCCGAACCGCTCAACCTGTCCGGCACGGCGGTCGCGGCCCGCGCTCTCGCCGCCTCGCCCCCGGTCGACGGAGCGAAGGTCGTGCGCCTGCGCGCCGCGATCGCCGATGGCATCTACAAGCCCGACCCGGAGGCGATTGCCGGCAAGATGATCGCGCTCGACCTGCCGGGCGCGTAG
- a CDS encoding flagella basal body P-ring formation protein FlgA, which yields MLIALVLAAATLPPAPLIRRGDVVPVTAAGPGFRITVDAVADSDGAVGARVRLHNKATGERLQALVGDDGQLWLPGFNADGGGR from the coding sequence ATGCTCATTGCACTCGTCCTCGCCGCCGCCACGCTCCCGCCCGCCCCCCTCATCCGCCGCGGCGACGTCGTCCCCGTCACCGCCGCCGGCCCCGGCTTTCGGATCACCGTCGATGCGGTCGCCGATTCGGACGGCGCGGTAGGCGCCCGCGTGCGCCTCCACAACAAGGCCACCGGCGAGCGGCTGCAGGCGCTGGTCGGCGACGACGGACAACTATGGTTACCGGGCTTTAATGCGGACGGCGGAGGCCGTTAA
- a CDS encoding flagellar basal body protein yields the protein MTTDSLFGIDGRVLQLRQERLGLLASNIANAATPGFKARDIDFKAALAGATDATRYRVPVQSSLDGNTVELSVEQSQFAENAVHYRTALSFLGGRVGTIMAALNGGGE from the coding sequence ATGACCACGGACTCCCTCTTCGGCATCGACGGCCGCGTCCTCCAGCTCCGGCAGGAGCGGCTGGGCCTACTCGCCTCGAACATCGCCAACGCTGCGACCCCCGGGTTCAAGGCGCGGGACATCGACTTCAAGGCAGCGCTCGCGGGAGCCACGGACGCGACGCGCTACCGGGTCCCGGTCCAGTCCTCGCTCGACGGCAACACCGTCGAGCTGTCGGTCGAGCAGTCGCAATTCGCCGAGAACGCGGTCCACTACCGCACTGCGCTGAGCTTTCTCGGCGGGCGCGTCGGGACGATCATGGCGGCGCTGAACGGCGGCGGCGAATGA
- the flgC gene encoding flagellar basal body rod protein FlgC yields the protein MSALSVFDIAGRAMSAQLVRLNTTASNLANAGSVAGSEAAAYRPLKPVFATRYDGGLATVDVERIASGTAPPERRHDPAHPLADANGDVWVANVDVNQEIVEMTETARQYANNVEVMATAKTLILDTLRMGK from the coding sequence ATGAGTGCGCTGTCGGTCTTCGACATCGCCGGGCGCGCCATGTCGGCGCAGCTGGTGCGGCTCAACACGACGGCGTCGAACCTCGCCAACGCCGGCAGCGTCGCCGGGTCCGAGGCCGCCGCTTACCGCCCGCTCAAGCCGGTGTTCGCGACCCGCTACGACGGCGGCCTCGCCACCGTCGATGTCGAGCGCATCGCCAGCGGCACGGCTCCGCCCGAACGCCGCCACGACCCCGCCCACCCGCTCGCCGATGCCAACGGCGACGTCTGGGTGGCGAACGTCGACGTCAACCAGGAGATCGTCGAGATGACCGAGACCGCGCGCCAGTACGCCAACAATGTCGAGGTCATGGCCACCGCCAAGACCCTGATCCTCGACACGTTGAGGATGGGCAAGTGA
- a CDS encoding flagellar biosynthesis protein FlgD, translating to MSTIPPIAPPQTTPLPVHKTVLGQSDFLALMAAQLKNQDPTKPVDNAEYVSQLAQFSQISGQSQGNATLADIAKKLDALIAATTPAKG from the coding sequence GTGAGCACGATCCCGCCGATCGCACCGCCGCAGACGACTCCGCTGCCGGTCCACAAGACCGTGCTCGGGCAGAGCGATTTTCTCGCGCTCATGGCGGCGCAGTTGAAGAACCAGGACCCGACCAAGCCGGTCGACAACGCCGAGTATGTCTCGCAGCTCGCGCAGTTCAGCCAGATCAGCGGCCAGTCGCAGGGCAACGCCACGCTCGCCGACATCGCCAAGAAACTCGACGCGCTGATCGCCGCCACCACGCCAGCGAAGGGATAG
- a CDS encoding flagellar hook protein FlgE, protein MSFFTSLTGLNAAQTELATVSNNIANTGTNGFKRSRVTFGDIIASSPLQNPSRIVGSGVAVKSIAQQFQQGAIETSDYALDLAVSGQGFFVVKSANGDAQVAFTRNGAFSVTPDRYVVDASGRRVQLFPTTNDGSVLTTELGATVSAKLPLTSGSPQATGTIKLAVNLPSDSEVIPAKAIYTATNPYVFDRSNPSTFNKSTSETIYDSLGNPLAATIYYVKTAVPAGADPDHHWTAHVFVGDTELTQVGVAGMSMTFDSGGVLTAPTTPAVFDAFQPLGGGDPQVLAIDHGIATTQQSGAFAVTAVSQDGFQTGQLESVSVDTSGKLQASYSNGEIHVIGKVAMAIFSNPQGLKQIGDATYVSSPLAGPALTGEGGKNGLGQIMSGSLERSNVDLTAELVGLITAQRNFQANAKAIETSSTLLSTIVNMRS, encoded by the coding sequence ATGTCGTTCTTCACCAGCCTGACCGGGCTCAACGCGGCCCAAACCGAGCTTGCGACGGTGTCCAACAATATCGCCAACACCGGCACCAACGGCTTCAAGCGCAGCCGCGTCACGTTTGGCGACATCATCGCCAGCTCGCCGCTGCAGAACCCGTCGCGGATCGTCGGGTCTGGCGTCGCGGTCAAGTCGATCGCGCAGCAGTTCCAGCAGGGCGCGATCGAGACCAGTGACTACGCCCTCGACCTCGCGGTCAGCGGCCAGGGCTTCTTCGTCGTCAAGAGCGCCAACGGCGATGCGCAGGTCGCGTTCACCCGCAACGGCGCGTTCAGCGTCACGCCCGACCGTTATGTCGTCGATGCCTCGGGCCGCCGGGTCCAGCTTTTCCCGACGACCAACGACGGCAGCGTGCTGACCACCGAGCTCGGCGCCACGGTCAGCGCCAAGCTGCCGCTGACTTCGGGCTCCCCCCAGGCGACCGGCACGATCAAGCTGGCGGTCAACCTCCCCTCGGATTCCGAAGTCATCCCGGCGAAGGCGATCTACACTGCGACCAACCCCTATGTCTTCGACCGCTCGAACCCGTCGACGTTCAACAAGTCGACTTCCGAGACGATCTACGATTCACTCGGCAACCCGCTCGCGGCGACGATCTACTACGTCAAGACCGCGGTGCCGGCGGGTGCCGATCCGGACCACCACTGGACTGCCCATGTCTTTGTCGGCGACACTGAACTGACGCAGGTGGGCGTCGCCGGCATGTCCATGACCTTCGACAGTGGCGGCGTGCTGACCGCGCCGACGACGCCCGCGGTGTTCGACGCCTTCCAGCCGCTCGGCGGCGGCGACCCGCAGGTGCTGGCCATCGACCACGGCATCGCCACGACCCAGCAGTCGGGCGCGTTCGCAGTCACTGCCGTCAGCCAGGACGGCTTCCAGACGGGGCAACTGGAGAGTGTCTCGGTCGACACCTCGGGCAAGCTCCAGGCGAGCTATTCCAACGGCGAGATTCACGTCATCGGCAAGGTCGCGATGGCGATTTTCTCGAACCCGCAGGGGCTCAAGCAGATCGGCGACGCGACCTATGTCAGCAGCCCGCTGGCCGGGCCGGCGCTGACCGGCGAGGGCGGCAAGAACGGCCTCGGCCAGATCATGTCGGGCAGCCTCGAACGGTCGAACGTCGACCTGACGGCGGAACTCGTCGGGCTGATCACCGCGCAGCGCAACTTCCAGGCGAATGCGAAGGCGATCGAGACCAGTTCGACGTTGCTGTCGACGATCGTGAACATGCGCAGCTGA
- the flgF gene encoding flagellar basal body rod protein FlgF, with the protein MDRLIYSALSAMRAQQAAQAVTANNLANAGTTGFRRELSSLSARWLQGSDDTTRVQTDDVVATAQLEAGPVTVTGGALDVAIDGSGWLAVEAKDGGEAYTRRGDLHVTAAGRLETGDGLAVMGEAGPLTVPTSGALNIAPDGSVSANGVAVGRIKLVDADPGTLAKRGDGLFGGEVLDADPAVRVRSGVLEGSNVQTAASLAELLEQSRGFETNAKLMRIARDIDEGGTRLMRLDN; encoded by the coding sequence ATGGACCGCCTGATCTACTCCGCCCTGTCCGCCATGCGGGCCCAGCAGGCCGCACAGGCGGTCACAGCGAACAACCTCGCCAATGCCGGCACCACGGGCTTTCGGCGCGAACTGTCGTCGCTGTCGGCGCGCTGGCTGCAGGGCTCCGACGACACCACCCGCGTCCAGACCGACGACGTCGTCGCGACCGCGCAGCTGGAGGCCGGGCCGGTGACGGTGACCGGCGGCGCGCTGGATGTCGCGATCGACGGCAGCGGCTGGCTCGCGGTCGAGGCGAAGGACGGCGGCGAGGCCTACACGCGTCGCGGCGACCTCCACGTAACCGCGGCGGGACGGCTCGAAACCGGCGACGGGCTCGCGGTGATGGGCGAGGCCGGGCCGCTGACGGTGCCGACGAGCGGAGCATTGAACATCGCCCCCGACGGCTCGGTCAGCGCCAACGGTGTCGCGGTCGGGCGGATCAAGCTGGTCGATGCCGACCCCGGGACACTGGCCAAGCGCGGCGACGGCCTGTTCGGCGGCGAAGTGCTCGACGCGGATCCGGCGGTGCGCGTGCGCTCGGGGGTGCTGGAGGGCAGCAACGTCCAGACCGCGGCCAGCCTCGCCGAACTGCTCGAGCAGTCGCGCGGCTTCGAGACCAACGCCAAACTGATGCGGATCGCGCGCGACATCGACGAGGGCGGCACCCGCCTGATGCGCCTCGACAACTAG
- the flgG gene encoding flagellar basal-body rod protein FlgG — protein MSSALQIARSGLDALDARMKVISNNLANVNTTGFKRDRASFQTLMYQTTRPAGAPAGADAQYAAGLGTGTGVRVAGTERIHIQGALTQTDNALDLAVEGSGFFAVTRPDGTLAYTRDGGFKLDPTGRLVTGSGDRLTPEITTPDGATQITIAADGTVSALVPGSTDPQQLGQVQLTRFLNPAGLQPLGENLYAESAGSGAAQAGVAGADGMGAVRQGALEGSNVSTVQELVDMIETQRAYEVNAKVINAADEMSRYVNQNV, from the coding sequence ATGTCATCAGCCCTTCAGATCGCACGTTCGGGCCTCGACGCGCTCGATGCGCGGATGAAAGTGATCTCGAACAACCTGGCCAACGTCAACACGACGGGTTTCAAGCGCGACCGCGCCAGCTTCCAGACCCTGATGTACCAGACGACGCGGCCCGCCGGCGCTCCTGCCGGGGCAGACGCGCAATACGCCGCAGGGCTCGGCACCGGCACCGGTGTCCGCGTCGCGGGGACCGAGCGCATCCACATCCAGGGCGCGCTGACCCAGACCGACAACGCGCTCGACCTCGCGGTTGAGGGCAGCGGCTTCTTCGCAGTAACTCGTCCCGACGGGACGCTCGCCTACACCCGCGACGGCGGCTTCAAGCTCGACCCGACCGGGCGGCTGGTGACCGGCAGCGGCGACCGGCTGACGCCCGAGATCACCACCCCCGACGGCGCGACCCAGATTACCATCGCCGCCGACGGCACGGTTTCCGCGCTGGTGCCGGGCAGCACCGACCCGCAGCAGCTCGGTCAGGTCCAGCTGACGCGCTTCCTTAATCCGGCCGGGCTGCAGCCTCTCGGCGAGAACCTCTACGCCGAGAGCGCGGGCAGCGGCGCGGCGCAGGCCGGGGTCGCGGGGGCAGACGGCATGGGCGCGGTCCGGCAGGGCGCGCTCGAAGGCTCGAACGTCTCGACGGTGCAGGAACTCGTCGACATGATCGAGACCCAGCGCGCCTATGAGGTCAACGCCAAGGTCATCAACGCCGCCGACGAGATGTCGCGCTACGTGAACCAGAATGTTTGA
- a CDS encoding flagellar basal body L-ring protein FlgH: MSGLTACALDPFPPAPPVPPSLAVAPLPRAPTGSLYYAGHFAALASDNRARRTGDLLTIRLVERMQAHKSASADASRDGKTSIDLPQAKPFSYIPKGWLGGGSSQSFKGTGTAAQDNLLSGEISVTVQGIEANGVLRVAGEKRLTLNRGEEQVQLTGLVRPEDIGADNSVASTRVADARIRYAGTGQVADQSRQGWLARFFSKVTPL, translated from the coding sequence ATGTCGGGCCTGACCGCATGCGCCCTAGACCCCTTCCCCCCCGCCCCGCCGGTCCCGCCGTCGCTCGCCGTCGCCCCTCTACCGCGCGCGCCGACCGGCAGCCTGTACTACGCCGGGCACTTCGCCGCTCTCGCCAGCGACAACCGCGCAAGGCGCACCGGCGACCTGCTGACCATCCGCCTCGTCGAGCGCATGCAGGCGCACAAGTCCGCGTCGGCGGACGCATCCCGGGACGGCAAGACCAGCATCGACCTGCCGCAGGCGAAGCCGTTCAGCTACATCCCCAAGGGCTGGCTCGGCGGCGGCAGTTCGCAAAGCTTCAAGGGCACCGGCACCGCCGCGCAGGACAACCTGCTGTCGGGGGAGATCAGCGTCACCGTCCAGGGCATCGAGGCCAACGGCGTGCTCCGTGTCGCCGGCGAAAAGCGCCTGACCCTCAACCGCGGCGAGGAACAGGTCCAGCTGACCGGCCTCGTCCGCCCGGAGGACATCGGCGCCGACAACAGCGTCGCCAGCACGCGGGTCGCCGACGCGCGGATACGGTACGCGGGAACCGGCCAGGTCGCGGACCAGAGCCGGCAGGGCTGGCTGGCGCGGTTCTTCAGCAAGGTGACGCCGCTGTGA